TTCTCGTACTTCTCGATCGCCTGATTGAGGAGGTGGTCCGCGATCACCCTTACCGCCCATGCACGGGAGACCTCAGTAATGTCTTCGTGGAGACACCGCAATTTTGCTTCTTCGGCGGCCGTATGGTTGTCCTCTTCGAGTTCCTCGATCTCTTTCAGGAGGCGGCCGCGTCTTTCTCTTTTCTTCTCCCCTTCAGGTGTGATTTCATCCAGGCGCTGCCTGCACTCTTTGACCGTCTCTGCAAGGTCGGTGCGTTCGGTGTTCTGCAGGAGTGTAACAAAGGCCGGGAAAGCCCGTTCTCCGCCTGCCGCCTTCTTCAGGCGGAGTTCGGCATCTGCCTCCTCTTTCGCGAGCCTGATTCTCTCCCCCTGGATCCGGGTATGGTTCAGGAACGATTCTTCGTCTGTTACTGATGCCCCAGAAAAGAGGTCGGCCCGTTTCCTGGCCACATCCTCCATTTTTTCAATGATTGACTTCTCGTCCTTCTGTATCCTGGCATAGTCTCTTACCAGAGTATCATGCTGCCTCTTGCGCTCAATCTGCTCTTTGAGTGATGCCACCGCGTTCTGCACCTGCACCTCGACCGAGGGGGCAGGGTCTGCCCCGATTGCGACAGCGACCTCCCCCGCCGCCGTATCATACGCTACAATCGTCTCCTTCAGGTCGGCACACCTGATCCCAGCCGCATCCCGAGCCCTGATCCTGTCCTGTGCCTTCTCAATTGTGGGAATGATATCAAGGACGACTTCAGGTGTGAGCGAGGTGTCGAGGGAGACAGCCTCCAGCCATGCCTGCCACTCCTTCAGGGTTTCCTTTTTCTCCTCTGCATTTGCATCAATGTCGGCCTGTACGCGCTCAAGATCTGCGACATGATCGGCATACGTCTTGCGAGAAACCTGCAGGGCCTTCTCCAGTCTCTCCCTCTCCTGGAGGGTGTGCACCTCGCCGTCCAGCTTGGATCGCATGGTATTGATCGCTGAGAGATCGGGAATGGTAGAGAATCCGCACTCTTTTGCCTTATTCCTGAGAGTCACCTCCCGTTCGGCAAGATCCGTCTCCTTTCCCTGCCGTACTCTGGCCATGTCCAGAACGTCATCGCCTGCTGGAATGTCGACAGGTGTTTCTCGTGTGACACCCCGAAGATAAATCCCGGCAATCACCAGCATCAGGAGGAAGAGGCCGCCACCGACGATGATTGAGTCCATCATTACGCCACCGACAAGAGCGACCACACCTGCCGCCACGATCATCAGGGCCGGCCAGCGGGGAAGAGAGACCCCGCGGGCTGCCGCGTCCTGTTTTAGCCGCGTCCCGATCTCGGCCTCCTTCTCAATGAGACGGTCGAGTTCGTCCTTTGCCTTCGACCATGCCGGGACCTCGACACTCAGGTCGTCGAGGGCCGCTCTTTTCTTCTGTACCCCATCCATGGTCCCGGTGACGGAGAGGGCGGAGAGAGTCGCCTCGTCTGTCTGTATCTTTGCCTGCACCCCCCTCTTCTCCCCGTCAAGGCGATCTCCCTCAGACGTCTGGGTTCTGGCCTCCTCGTTGAGGTCGGAGAAATGGGTCCGGAAATCTTCGACCTGCTGGCGGGTTCGGGCAGAAACATCGAAAAAAGCGAGGGCCTCACCCTGCAGGCCGACCTGCCTGGCGAGGGCGTCAACCTCCTGCGTGAGTTTTTCTGTCTCCCGGACGGCCTCGTCATAGGCGCCAAGATCGGCGAGATACTTCTTCAGGCCGTTCTCCAGTTCATGGATCGCGTCGGCATGGACACAGACCACTTCATCGACAGTGCATCCTTCGAGGTCCTGAGCGTCCTGCTGGAGATTGCGGCGGCACGCCTTCAGTTCCTCCTCCAGTTCTTCTGCCTTCTCGTCGAAGCCCCTGAGGATCTGGACACCCCCCTCGGGAATGGGAGCAACCGTCGGAAGATCAGACAGACGTCTCTTCGTCTCGGTATAGCCGACCCAGTCCTCCCAGACCGAGAGCAGGTTCTCGGCGTCCTGCATCTTCTGCCTGAGCCTTTTCTCCTCTTTTTTCAGGTCGGCAAGAGTGCTCTCTAATTCTTTCAGTTCGATCTGGAGACAGTCGTACTCCTCCTGCGTCCCTCTGCACTGGCGCAGGGTCTTCTCCAGGCCAGTAATCTCTGAGAAGATCTCCTTGATCCTGATATCTTTCCAGGCCCTTCCAGGTTTGAAGAGTGCATCACGGTCCTTATGAACCTGCGCCCGGACATCAGCGATTGAGCCTCTGGTGATCCCGATCCCGGCACTCATCACCCTGCTCTGTATCGATCCAGCAGAGAGACTCTTGATGTCGTTCAGTTCGCCTATGCCAAAGGCATAGACATTCTCGAAGAACTGCCGGTCTGCTGTGCCGATGAGGTCGGGCAGGGTACAGCCAGCAGGACTTCCGTCGACAGAGACGAGCGAGGGTTCGGCACGCTTATCAGAGCGTTCAAGGAGCACGGTCCCCTCTTCGGGTGTGGTCAGTCGCAGCCACCCTCCCATATCCCCACCGTTCAGAGGTGGGTAAGAGTTTTGGCCCTGTTTCCTGGAGGGGAACCCAAATAACATCCGGCGGATGAACTCAAGTAGGGTCGACTTTCCCGCCTCGTTCGGTCCAGTGATGACGGTGAGATGAGGGGACAATACATCCAACTTTGTGTTATGAAAGTGGCCGAAGCCGTCGACGTAGATCTCCTCGATCTTCATGCTTTCTCCTCCTCCGGGTTCAGGAGGTCGAGGAGATAGGTTTCGGCCTCTCTGAACAGGTCGGGGATCTCTTCAGGACTGACGGGATCACACTTTTTTCCTCTCTTATCAGTGAACAGATCCTGAAAAAGGGGTTTGAGAGTCTCTGCAGCATGTGGGTTCTGCTGGAGGCCGTCAGAGATCCGCAGGATATCCCCGACGAGGTCCTCCCGCTGGACGAGCGTCTCGCGGTCGATGGGCAGGGCCGTGTTGTCGGTGATCCGGTCGATATAAACCTCTGGCTCGACTTCCCTGAGATGGTCGGCAAGGCCTTCGGCCGCTTTCTTCTCCCTGAGAGGGCGGTGGACCTCTCCCCGGCCGGTGAGGGTGAGGCGACAGCAGACCTGACGGCCGCCCCTCTCCTCCCGTATCTCGTCGAGAGCCTCCAGGATGGCGGAGTCGAGTTCGTCGAGCGTTTCGATGCCTTCAATAGAGAGGATGGTATCCTCCCAGCAGATCTCTGCAGTCTCCACAAAGGTGGGCTCGATGGTGCCATCTGGTCTGACCACAACATAGTAGCACCCCCGTGGACCAGACTCCCCAATGTCACGCCCCTGTGGGATGCCAGGGTAGACGATTGTTGGGTAGGTCTGGTGGACTACCGCAGGTTTGTGGATGTGACCGAGGGCCCAATAGTCATAGCCCCTCGCGGCCAGATCTTCCTCTGAGCAGGGGGCATAGGAGACGTGTTCGCCAGTACTGCTGCCGAGCGTGCCGTGTAGGAGACCGATGGTGAAGGGCCAGTCGTCTTCTTTCTCCGGGAACGTCGCAGCGAGGTTCTCCCAGACCGAAGACCTAGGATAACTCACCCCCACAATGGCCGCCTTCCTTTCTCCATCTTTTTCGAAGAAAACAACCTCGGGACCATCCTCTGCCATAATATGAACATTTTTGGGCCACTTGAGAGACCGGGACCAGGCGCTATGTGGATCATGGTTGCCGCAGGCGATGTAGACCAGGATACCGTGACTATCAAGCCTCTCAAGGGCGTGGAGGAGTTTGAGTTGCTCATAGATCTGCTGCCTCTTACTGTCATACAGATCGCCTGCGATCAGGACGAAATCGACCTCGTCCCTGATCGCCAGGTCAACGATCCGGTCTAAGGCACGGTATGATGCCTGGGTAAGTTTTTCGGCCATATTCTCATCCATAGCCCTGATGCCAGTGAGTGGACTGCCGAGGTGGAGGTCTGCGGTGTGGATGAAGGTAAGTGTGTCTGGAGATATTTTTCGAGTTTTTTTCGGGGGTTGTGTCATGCTATGCCTCAAATTCATTGTTCGTAGATGGATGCTTGGCGTAAGGCACGAAAAACATTATTATTTCAATAGCCAGTGAAAAATGGTGATAATATCCTTCCTGAGGGGAATGGACTCATTACTAACTTGCCCTTCATCAGGGGAGGGTTAATGATCCCTCCAGTCTGGGGGTTCTGGTCGGGGGACATGGAACAGCCCTATTGTGTCCAGAATGGATCTGCCTGACTGGATGATTTTCGATTTTTCGGGAACCTACAATTAAAAATATTTCTGGT
This genomic interval from Methanofollis fontis contains the following:
- a CDS encoding ATP-binding protein yields the protein MKIEEIYVDGFGHFHNTKLDVLSPHLTVITGPNEAGKSTLLEFIRRMLFGFPSRKQGQNSYPPLNGGDMGGWLRLTTPEEGTVLLERSDKRAEPSLVSVDGSPAGCTLPDLIGTADRQFFENVYAFGIGELNDIKSLSAGSIQSRVMSAGIGITRGSIADVRAQVHKDRDALFKPGRAWKDIRIKEIFSEITGLEKTLRQCRGTQEEYDCLQIELKELESTLADLKKEEKRLRQKMQDAENLLSVWEDWVGYTETKRRLSDLPTVAPIPEGGVQILRGFDEKAEELEEELKACRRNLQQDAQDLEGCTVDEVVCVHADAIHELENGLKKYLADLGAYDEAVRETEKLTQEVDALARQVGLQGEALAFFDVSARTRQQVEDFRTHFSDLNEEARTQTSEGDRLDGEKRGVQAKIQTDEATLSALSVTGTMDGVQKKRAALDDLSVEVPAWSKAKDELDRLIEKEAEIGTRLKQDAAARGVSLPRWPALMIVAAGVVALVGGVMMDSIIVGGGLFLLMLVIAGIYLRGVTRETPVDIPAGDDVLDMARVRQGKETDLAEREVTLRNKAKECGFSTIPDLSAINTMRSKLDGEVHTLQERERLEKALQVSRKTYADHVADLERVQADIDANAEEKKETLKEWQAWLEAVSLDTSLTPEVVLDIIPTIEKAQDRIRARDAAGIRCADLKETIVAYDTAAGEVAVAIGADPAPSVEVQVQNAVASLKEQIERKRQHDTLVRDYARIQKDEKSIIEKMEDVARKRADLFSGASVTDEESFLNHTRIQGERIRLAKEEADAELRLKKAAGGERAFPAFVTLLQNTERTDLAETVKECRQRLDEITPEGEKKRERRGRLLKEIEELEEDNHTAAEEAKLRCLHEDITEVSRAWAVRVIADHLLNQAIEKYEKERQPAVILEATRYFSGITGGRYQKIYRPIDAEAVVVEERNGKRKEISDLSLGTAQQLYLALRFGYITEFSKHDAVLPVVFDDVLVNFDPVRKRRGCQAIADLAGKTQVLYFTCHPETVALLTEARPDVRIIDLGKIG
- a CDS encoding metallophosphoesterase family protein, with translation MNLRHSMTQPPKKTRKISPDTLTFIHTADLHLGSPLTGIRAMDENMAEKLTQASYRALDRIVDLAIRDEVDFVLIAGDLYDSKRQQIYEQLKLLHALERLDSHGILVYIACGNHDPHSAWSRSLKWPKNVHIMAEDGPEVVFFEKDGERKAAIVGVSYPRSSVWENLAATFPEKEDDWPFTIGLLHGTLGSSTGEHVSYAPCSEEDLAARGYDYWALGHIHKPAVVHQTYPTIVYPGIPQGRDIGESGPRGCYYVVVRPDGTIEPTFVETAEICWEDTILSIEGIETLDELDSAILEALDEIREERGGRQVCCRLTLTGRGEVHRPLREKKAAEGLADHLREVEPEVYIDRITDNTALPIDRETLVQREDLVGDILRISDGLQQNPHAAETLKPLFQDLFTDKRGKKCDPVSPEEIPDLFREAETYLLDLLNPEEEKA